CAGGCGGATGCCGGGTGCGGCTCGACCACGGAGGAGACCAGCTCGTAGGCCGCCAGCCAGTGCGCGACCTTCGGCCGGTCGATCGACTTCCAGTAGAGCAGCTCGATGGCCTCGCCCAGCTTGTTCACGACGTCGGGCACCTCGTCCCAGTCGAAGGCGAGCTGCGTGTCGGTCCAGTGCAGCACGCGGTGCTGGTGCAGCCACGCGAAGAGCAGCTGGCCGCCGAGGCCGTCGTAGTTGCGGGTGCGCGAGCCGGTGATCGCGAAGCGGAAGATGCGGTCGAAGATGACCGCGTACTGCACGTGCTTCGCGTGCTTCGCAAGGTCTCGGTCGGCATCCGTCGCCTTCTCGTCCGCGGCGATGCGGCGCTCGATCGCGACCGACTCGCGGAACGCGGTGAGGTCGCAGCGCAGCTCCTCGAGCGAGTAGAGGAAGAACGGCATGCGCTGCTTGATCATGAACGGGTCGAAGGGCAGGTCGCCGCGCATGTGGGTGCGGTCGTGGATGAGATCCCACATGACGAAGGTCTCCTCCGCCGTGCGCTGGTCGGCGACGAGTGCAGCGGCATCCGCCGGCAGCGAGAGCTTCGTGACCTCGCACGCGGCCTCGACGACGCGGCGGAAGCGCGCGGCCTCGCGGTCCTGGAAGATCGCACCCCAGGTGAACGCCGGGATCTCGCGCATCGCCACGGTCTCGGGGAAGAGCACGGCCGAGTTCGTGTCGTAGCCGGCGGTGAAGTCGATGAAGCGCAGCGGCACGAACAGCGCGTTGGAGTAGTCGCCGGCCTCGAGCTCGGCGATGAACTCGGGCCAGATGACCTCCACGAGCACGGCCTCGACGAGCCGGTTCGGCGAGCCGTTCTGCGTGTACATGGGGAAGATCACGAGGTGCTTCAGGCCGTCGACGCGGTGCTGCTGGGGCTGGAACTGCAGCAGCGCATCGAAGAAGTCGGGCTCGCCGAATGCGCCGTCGGCCCAGCGCTCGAAGTCGAGAGCGGCCTGCTCGAGGTAGGCGGCATCGTGCGGGAACTCGGGGGCCATGGTGCGGATGCCCGCGGTCAGCTCGGCGACGTGGGTGCGGGCGGCGTCGTGGTGCGCGGCATCCTCGATGGAGCCGTTCTTCGACTGCAGCGGCTGCAGTGCTGTCGCGGCTGCCTTGATCTGGAGCCAAGCGCGGTGCTGGCGGAGGTCGGCGGCGGTGGCCTGGGTCATCGTCATGGGAGCCTCCTGGCGAGGTCGAAGGGCGGTCGATCGTGGCGCCATTGCGCTCGATCAGTGCGTGTTTCCAGCGTAAAGCGGCCTTCGCGCACGTATCTTGCGCTCAGCCTCGCCTTTCCTGCCAGTTCTGAGCGTGGCGACGGAGGTCGCCGTCGCCCGCAACGGAATTGCGTCAGCCGCCCGCCGGAGGATCGGGCGAGCGTCCGCCGCACCCCCAGCCCGGCGCGCGCACGGCAGCACTGGCGCGCCTCCACCGGCTGGCCTACGCTCATCGACTGGAGCGCACGCATGGATCCCACCCCCGGCAGATCGATGCTCGCCACCGGCATGCCGGTCGCGGTCGTCGTGCTGTTGCACGCCATCGTCTCGACGGTGGTGATCGCGATCGTCGAGCCTGACGTGCCCGACCTGGTGCCCTACTGGCTGATGTCGGTCACCGGCCCCTCGCTGACCTGGGCGGTGCTCGTGCTCGGCCGCGCCGCCGTCTGGCGCCAGCCGTCCACCTTCTGGCTCGGCGCATCCGCCGGCATCGTCGTGGTGCTCTCGTTCTGCGTCGCGCTGTTCCTGTATGTCTCGCCGGTGTCCGTTCGCGGCGTGCCGCTCGCGCTCGTCTACTCGTCGTGGGTGCTGCTCGCCTGCGCGACGGTGGTCGCGCTCGTGCTGCGCGCACTCGGCCGCCACGATGCGCCGGTGGATGCCGAGCTCGAGCCGCGCGCTGCGAGCCTGCAGACGGCGGATCCGGCCTAGCTGCGCCAGTCGGCGGTCAGACCATCGCCTGCGCGACGAAGAACGCGATCCAGCAGACGGCGGCGGCCAGCAGCGGCGGCACGATCGCCCAGCGCCGCTTCGTGGCTGCGGCCGCTGCCCCGATCGCGTTGCCGACCAAGGTGGCGACGAGCACCGTGACCCAGTAGGTGAGGCGAGCGGGGCCGTCGTCGGTGCCCGCTGCCTCGGCGGCCTGCACGAGGCCGCCGTCGCCCACCGGCGCGAGCATCAGCACGCCGAGCAGGTTGGCGAACACCAGCACCCACGCGGCCAGCCGCCACCGATCGGCGGCCGTCCACACGCGCTGCGGCTCGAGCTCCTCCCAGTCCTCGGCACCCTGGGAGTCGCGCCCCGACCCATCCGTCATCAGAAGATCATCGGCCGATCGTCGTCGAGCTCGGTGTCGAGATCGAGGTCGACGACCACCGGCACATGGTCGCTCGGGGCGTCGCCGCTGCGCTCGTCGCGGTCGATCGACGCGCGGCCGACGAGCGCTGCCAGCTCGGG
The window above is part of the Agrococcus sp. ARC_14 genome. Proteins encoded here:
- a CDS encoding DUF6421 family protein encodes the protein MTMTQATAADLRQHRAWLQIKAAATALQPLQSKNGSIEDAAHHDAARTHVAELTAGIRTMAPEFPHDAAYLEQAALDFERWADGAFGEPDFFDALLQFQPQQHRVDGLKHLVIFPMYTQNGSPNRLVEAVLVEVIWPEFIAELEAGDYSNALFVPLRFIDFTAGYDTNSAVLFPETVAMREIPAFTWGAIFQDREAARFRRVVEAACEVTKLSLPADAAALVADQRTAEETFVMWDLIHDRTHMRGDLPFDPFMIKQRMPFFLYSLEELRCDLTAFRESVAIERRIAADEKATDADRDLAKHAKHVQYAVIFDRIFRFAITGSRTRNYDGLGGQLLFAWLHQHRVLHWTDTQLAFDWDEVPDVVNKLGEAIELLYWKSIDRPKVAHWLAAYELVSSVVEPHPASAWKAGTLPLDGTPRQLTDLVMDDEFPLSMFYEAFEKKMRAVIASTEGITGETA